From one Lycium barbarum isolate Lr01 chromosome 6, ASM1917538v2, whole genome shotgun sequence genomic stretch:
- the LOC132644929 gene encoding scarecrow-like protein 18, protein MANVSISNDNFSDFQGDHFHLEAYERSELVINGVEDPWFEHEDCADIDSLYSICGLNNEENTSNEQVRTNLLEDQQQRISDWTQNHFPTNMVIPVQIQSSIEAPKNDDFQPQLPEPGNSSNEKPKPFSLASLDILNNYGRLSKKSSEENLSTNALSCEACIGNSHKLSMEELLRAAGERYVQYSTQRVDGLSMFIHAYGSALSGLCMEETRDMELVHLLLTAAEQVSNQQFHLASKLISRCMWAASDTGNPVQRLCFYFAKALEERIDRSTGRYTCTDEDRHLKYIKTMSLGTNSAFLTCHQVIPFNQVMQFAGIQTIVENVRSAKKIHLIDFNIRSGIQWTVLIQALAEKGDSQIELLKITAVGSTEKENFEVTSNTLHSFAKSLGLPFSFDIVFVSDMKDFKKESVNIKSDETVAVYCNSMLRTMLPRPDCLDNLMKEVRSIGPTIIVIGEVEANHNSPSFLNRFIETLFFYGAFFDCFEDCMDRGSPCRTTIEGVYFGEGIRNIVAAEGEERFTRNVKLEVWRAFFARFGMVEEELSESAWYQANLILKQFAQGSSCDIQKDGKGLIIGWKGTPIHSLSIWKFL, encoded by the exons ATGGCCAATGTCTCGATCTCCAATGATAATTTTAGTGATTTCCAGGGTGATCACTTTCATCTTGAAGCATATGAGAGAAGTGAATTAGTCATCAATGGCGTTGAAGATCCTTGGTTTGAACATGAAGATTGTGCAGATATTGATTCTCTTTACTCCATTTGTGGCCTTAACAATGAAGAGAATACATCTAATGAACAAGTTAGAACCAACTTATTGGAAGATCAGCAACAAAGGATATCAGATTGGACGCAAAATCATTTCCCCACCAACATGGTCATACCGGTCCAAATCCAATCCTCTATCGAAGCACCAAAGAATGATGATTTCCAACCTCAACTACCAGAACCTGGCAACTCTAGCAATGAAAAACCAAAGCCGTTTTCTTTAGCATCTTTGGACATACTGAACAATTATGGCAGACTGAGCAAGAAATCGAGTGAGGAAAACTTGAGCACTAATGCACTAAGCTGTGAGGCCTGCATAGGTAACAGCCACAAGTTGTCAATGGAAGAACTCTTGAGGGCTGCTGGAGAAAG GTATGTACAATACTCCACCCAAAGGGTAGATGGTCTTTCTATGTTTATCCACGCTTATGGTTCGGCACTCTCAGGCCTTTGTATGGAGGAAACAAGGGATATGGAACTCGTCCACCTCCTCCTAACTGCAGCAGAACAAGTGAGTAATCAGCAATTCCATCTAGCTAGCAAATTGATTTCTCGATGTATGTGGGCGGCATCTGATACAGGTAATCCAGTCCAGAGACTTTGTTTCTATTTTGCTAAAGCCTTAGAAGAAAGGATTGATCGATCAACTGGAAGATACACATGTACGGATGAAGATCGCCACCTCAAGTATATAAAAACTATGTCATTAGGAACCAACTCTGCATTCTTGACCTGCCACCAGGTAATTCCCTTCAATCAAGTTATGCAATTTGCAGGAATTCAAACAATTGTTGAAAATGTCAGAAGCGCAAAAAAGATCCATTTGATTGATTTTAATATCAGAAGTGGAATTCAGTGGACAGTCTTGATACAAGCTCTTGCAGAAAAAGGTGATAGTCAAATTGAGCTTCTCAAGATAACTGCAGTTGGAAGCACAGAAAAAGAGAACTTTGAAGTAACAAGCAACACATTACACAGTTTTGCCAAGTCCTTAGGTCTGCCATTTTCATTTGATATAGTTTTTGTCTCAGACATGAAAGATTTCAAGAAAGAATCAGTCAATATTAAATCAGATGAGACTGTGGCTGTTTATTGTAACTCTATGCTAAGGACAATGTTACCAAGACCAGATTGTTTGGATAATTTGATGAAAGAAGTCAGAAGTATTGGACCAACCATTATTGTTATTGGTGAAGTCGAAGCAAACCATAATTCACCATCATTCTTGAACCGCTTTATTGAGACACTTTTCTTTTATGGTGCATTTTTTGATTGCTTTGAGGACTGCATGGATCGAGGCAGTCCATGTCGAACAACAATTGAAGGGGTGTATTTTGGTGAAGGTATTCGGAACATTGTGGCGGCTGAAGGTGAGGAAAGGTTCACCAGGAATGTGAAGCTTGAAGTATGGAGAGCATTCTTTGCAAGGTTTGGTATGGTGGAAGAAGAGCTTAGTGAGTCAGCTTGGTATCAAGCTAATCTGATTCTCAAGCAATTCGCCCAAGGCAGTTCTTGTGATATTCAAAAGGATGGGAAAGGCCTCATTATTGGGTGGAAGGGAACACCAATTCATTCTCTATCCATTTGGAAGTTCTTGTAA
- the LOC132644235 gene encoding DELLA protein RGL1-like yields the protein MEDSIDIQNFCTNYGFYQEYAVNPQVQEMNKQQEEMNVYAAHSAGQLSRGKMKLNGLETGSDVDKVPFSSLAPFEFLRNNPSRYKNTEGHKVRDMNDEANVYQKLSTMQIMRLAGERFIQFSSNKFININSLLHPYGSALSDLSPEDNQDVELAQILLAAAEKVSDQQYDRARKFLGQCQPLASSTGNPVQRAVFYFAQALGEKIDRETGRLMPKNSTKADELNSICVASRFDASYLALHQEVPFTQVVHFTGIQAILESVATKPKVHLIDFLIRTGVQWASLIQAAAERKDKPIEHMKITVIESGDKERVFETGKSLESFAKSLNFPFSFKIIFLPDRNQLTEDHFDIEPDEGVVIHAAFFLRTMICEPNCLETAMRVVKKLQPSLMVVSEVEANLNSPLFANRFIDSLFYYSALFDCLDDVMKRDDQHRMTIESVSYGDGIRNIVGSEGKERATRSVNLDVWRSFLGRFGMEEVKLSDTCLYQANLIIQQFACRNSCSADVNGGSLTVSWKGTPIYSTSAWRFH from the coding sequence ATGGAGGACTCCATAGATATCCAGAACTTCTGTACCAATTATGGGTTCTATCAAGAATATGCAGTCAATCCACAAGTTCAAGAAATGAATAAACAACAAGAAGAAATGAATGTGTATGCTGCTCATTCTGCAGGTCAATTAAGTCGAGGAAAAATGAAGCTCAATGGTCTAGAAACAGGAAGCGATGTGGACAAGGTACCTTTTTCATCTCTAGCTCCTTTTGAATTTCTGAGGAACAATCCGAGCAGGTACAAGAATACTGAAGGACATAAAGTTAGAGATATGAACGATGAAGCCAACGTGTACCAGAAGCTCTCAACTATGCAAATCATGAGGCTAGCTGGAGAAAGATTTATCCAATTCTCTTCTAACAAGTTCATTAACATAAACAGTCTTTTGCACCCGTATGGTTCTGCTCTCTCAGACCTTTCTCCTGAAGATAATCAAGACGTAGAACTTGCTCAAATCCTCCTAGCTGCAGCTGAAAAAGTTTCTGACCAGCAATACGACCGTGCAAGGAAATTTCTGGGTCAATGCCAACCACTTGCATCAAGCACAGGTAATCCTGTGCAAAGAGCAGTCTTTTATTTTGCACAAGCACTTGGAGAGAAGATCGATAGAGAAACAGGAAGGTTAATGCCAAAAAACTCTACAAAAGCAGATGAACTTAACAGTATCTGTGTGGCATCAAGATTCGACGCCTCATACTTAGCGTTACATCAAGAAGTTCCATTCACCCAAGTGGTGCATTTCACAGGAATTCAAGCCATACTAGAAAGTGTAGCAACAAAACCCAAAGTTCACCTAATTGATTTCCTTATCAGAACAGGGGTACAATGGGCATCCTTGATCCAAGCAGCGGCAGAGAGAAAGGATAAGCCAATCGAACACATGAAGATCACAGTAATCGAATCAGGAGATAAAGAAAGAGTATTCGAAACAGGCAAGTCTTTAGAGAGTTTTGCTAAGTCCTTGAACTTCCCTTTCTCTTTCAAGATCATCTTTTTACCAGATAGGAACCAACTAACCGAAGACCACTTCGACATAGAACCTGACGAAGGGGTAGTCATTCACGCAGCATTCTTTCTAAGGACAATGATTTGCGAACCAAACTGTCTAGAAACCGCGATGAGAGTTGTAAAAAAACTGCAACCATCATTAATGGTAGTATCAGAAGTAGAGGCAAATTTGAATTCACCTCTATTCGCGAACCGCTTCATAGACTCGTTATTCTATTACAGTGCATTATTTGATTGCCTGGACGATGTAATGAAACGGGATGATCAACACAGGATGACAATCGAATCAGTGTCATATGGAGACGGGATTCGGAACATAGTAGGGAGTGAAGGGAAGGAAAGGGCAACAAGAAGTGTGAATCTTGATGTGTGGAGATCATTCTTAGGGAGGTTTGGAATGGAGGAAGTAAAGCTGAGTGACACATGTTTGTATCAGGCTAACTTGATTATTCAGCAGTTTGCTTGTAGGAATTCTTGCAGTGCGGATGTAAATGGAGGGTCTCTCACGGTTAGCTGGAAAGGGACCCCAATCTATTCCACTTCTGCTTGGAGATTCCATTGA